A window of Lepus europaeus isolate LE1 chromosome 11, mLepTim1.pri, whole genome shotgun sequence contains these coding sequences:
- the RPP25 gene encoding ribonuclease P protein subunit p25 has translation MENFRKVRSEEAPAGGGAEGGGPGSGPFADLAPGAVHMRVKEGSKIRNLLAFATASMAQPATRAIVFSGCGRATTKTVTCAEILKRRLAGLHQVTRLRYRSVREVWQSLPPEPSPGQAPGAPAASLSVLKNVPSLAILLSKDALDPRQPGYQPPSPHPGPSSPPAAPTAKRSRSEPAAGEASGKRSQPEPGAAHEDPTA, from the coding sequence ATGGAGAACTTCCGTAAGGTGCGCTCCGAGGAGGCGCCGGCCGGGGGCGGTGCCGAGGGGGGCGGCCCGGGCTCCGGGCCCTTCGCGGACCTGGCCCCGGGCGCGGTGCACATGCGGGTCAAGGAGGGCAGCAAGATCCGGAACCTGCTGGCCTTCGCCACCGCCAGCATGGCGCAGCCAGCCACGCGCGCCATCGTCTTCAGCGGCTGCGGCCGGGCCACCACCAAGACCGTCACGTGCGCCGAGATCCTCAAGCGCCGCCTGGCGGGCTTGCACCAGGTCACGCGGCTGCGCTACCGGAGCGTGCGCGAGGTGTGGCAGAGCCTCCCGCCCGAGCCCTCGCCGGGCCAGGCGCCTGGCGCCCCGGCCGCCAGCCTCAGTGTGCTTAAGAACGTGCCCAGCCTCGCCATCCTGCTGTCCAAGGACGCGCTGGATCCGCGGCAGCCCGGCTACCAGCCCCCCAGCCCTCATCCCGGGCCCTCGTCCCCGCCAGCCGCGCCGACGGCCAAGAGGAGCCGGAGCGAACCTGCCGCTGGAGAAGCCTCGGGGAAGCGGTCACAACCAGAGCCCGGCGCTGCGCACGAGGACCCGACGGCCTGA